One window from the genome of Xiphophorus hellerii strain 12219 chromosome 16, Xiphophorus_hellerii-4.1, whole genome shotgun sequence encodes:
- the slc35b1 gene encoding solute carrier family 35 member B1: protein MAAGKGARKPVSLWDNLRIRFIVCFFGVFVCYFYYGILQETITRGNYGGERFTFARTLVFIQCIINSAFAKILIQCFESSKVDHTKSWLYGLCSLSYLGAMVSSNSALQYVNYPTQVLGKSCKPIPVMILGVTILRKKYPLAKYLCVLLIVGGVALFLYKPNKAAAAAADDHIFGFGEILLLVSLTLDGLTGVAQDHMRARFQTGANHMMLNINMWSTLVLGLAVLWTGEVWRFLSFAEQYPSIFYNILLFGLTSALGQTFIFMTVVYFGPLTCSIVTTTRKFFTILGSVILFGNVMTDMQWIGTILVFLGLGLDAKFGKSPKKH, encoded by the exons ATGGCTGCGGGAAAGGGAGCAAGGAAGCCCGTCTCGCTGTGGGACAATTTGCGGATACGCTTCATCGTTTGCTTCTTCGGAGTCTTcgtgtgttatttttattacgGAATACTGCAGGAGACAAT CACTCGAGGTAATTATGGCGGGGAGAGGTTTACTTTTGCACGGACACTGGTCTTTATCCAGTGCATCATCAACAGTGCTTTTGCAAAGATCT TGATCCAGTGTTTTGAAAGCTCCAAAGTGGATCACACCAAGAGCTGGCTCTATGGCCTGTGTTCCCTCTCCTATCTGGGAGCAATGGTTTCCAGTAACTCCGCCCTCCAATATGTCAACTATCCCACACAG gtgTTGGGGAAATCCTGCAAACCCATACCAG TTATGATCCTCGGCGTAACGATACTGAGGAAGAAATATCCTCTGGCGAAGTATCTGTGTGTGCTGCTGATCGTCGGTGGCGttgctttgtttctttacaAACCCAACAAAGCCGCCGCCGCCGCGGCAGACGACCACATCTTCGGCTTCGGGGAGATCCTGCTG CTGGTGTCTCTGACGTTGGATGGACTCACCGGCGTCGCCCAGGATCACATGAGGGCCCGCTTCCAGACCGGCGCCAACCACATGATGCTGAACATCAACATGTGGTCCACGCTCGTTCTGGGTCTGG CCGTTTTGTGGACCGGAGAAGTTTGGCGCTTCCTGAGTTTTGCAGAACAATATCCCAGCATTTTCTACAACATTCTTCTGTTTGGACTGACGAGCGCTTTGGGCCAG ACTTTTATCTTCATGACGGTTGTTTACTTCGGGCCGCTGACCTGCTCCATCGTCACCACAACCAGGAAGTTCTTCACCATCCTCGGTTCCGTTATTTTGTTTGGAAACGTCATGACTGACATGCAGTGGATCGGCACCATCCTGGTATTCCTTG GTCTTGGATTGGATGCTAAATTTGGAAAATCCCccaagaaacactga
- the LOC116735970 gene encoding cytochrome c oxidase subunit NDUFA4-like, whose amino-acid sequence MLLTIRKQLRNHPALIPLFFFIGGGAAMSLMYLARLGLRNPDVSWDRKNNPEPWNKLSPNYQYKFFAVNMDYSKLKKDRPDF is encoded by the exons ATGCTTCTTACAATCCGCAAGCAACTCAGAAACCACCCCGCT CTGATTCcccttttcttcttcattgGTGGCGGGGCAGCCATGTCCTTGATGTACCTGGCTCGCCTGGGCCTGAGAAACCCCGACGTTTC CTGGGATCGCAAGAACAACCCAGAGCCTTGGAACAAACTGAGTCCAAACTACCAGTACAAG TTCTTTGCAGTAAACATGGACTACAGCAAACTGAAGAAGGATCGCCCAGACTTCTAA